The Coffea eugenioides isolate CCC68of chromosome 8, Ceug_1.0, whole genome shotgun sequence genome has a segment encoding these proteins:
- the LOC113779595 gene encoding hydroxymethylglutaryl-CoA synthase, producing the protein MAAHNNKNVGILAMEIYFPPTCIQQEILEAHDGASKGKYTIGLGQDCMGFCTEVEDVISMSLTAVTSLLEKYNVDPKQIGRLEVGSETVLDKSKSIKTFLMQIFEGCGNTDIEGVDSSNACYGGTAALFNCVNWVESSSWDGRYGLVVCTDSAVYAAGPARPTGGAAAIAMLIGPDAPIAFESKLRGSHMAHAYDFYKPNLASEYPVVDGKLSQTCYLMALDSCYKTFCHKYEKLEGKKFSILDAEYFVFHSPYNKLVQKSFARLLFNDSLRNASSIDEAAKEKLAPFSSLNGDESYQSRDLEKASQQVAKPFYDAKVQPTTLIPKQVGNMYTASLYAAFASLIHNKHKTLDGQRVILFSYGSGLTSTMFSLRLREGQHPFSLSNIASVMNVAEKLKSRHEFSPEKFVETMHLMEHRYGAKDIVTSKDCSLLAPGTYYLLEVDSMYRRSYAKKACENGSLANGH; encoded by the exons atggctGCCCACAACAACAAAAATGTTGGAATTCTGGCTATGGAAATTTACTTCCCTCCCACTTGCATCCAGCAG GAAATTTTGGAGGCTCATGATGGAGCAAGCAAAGGGAAGTACACAATCGGGCTTGGACAAGATTGCATGGGATTTTGCACTGAGGTAGAAGATGTTATCTCCATGAG TTTGACAGCCGTGACTTCTCTTCTTGAGAAGTACAATGTTGATCCAAAGCAAATTGGTAGGCTAGAAGTTGGAAGCGAGACTGTTTTAGACAAGAGCAAATCCATCAAGACATTCTTGATGCAAATCTTTGAG GGATGTGGAAATACTGATATTGAAGGCGTTGACTCGTCGAACGCATGCTATGGTGGAACTGCAGCTTTGTTCAACTGCGTCAACTGGGTTGAGAGTAGTTCATGGGATGGACGTTATGGACTTGTTGTTTGCACAGATAGTGCG GTCTACGCTGCAGGACCGGCCAGACCTACTGGAGGAGCTGCAGCCATTGCAATGCTAATAGGACCTGATGCTCCTATTGCATTTGAAAGCAAGCTCAGGGGTAGTCATATGGCTCATGCCTATGACTTTTACAAGCCTAACCTTGCCAGTGAATACCCT GTTGTGGATGGCAAGCTTTCACAAACTTGTTACCTCATGGCTCTCGATTCATGCTACAAGACTTTCTGTCACAA ATATGAGAAGTTGGAGGGTAAGAAGTTCTCGATTCTTGATGCTGAATATTTTGTGTTTCATTCTCCATATAACAAG CTTGTACAGAAGAGCTTTGCTAGGTTGCTGTTCAATGATTCCTTGAGGAACGCAAG TTCCATTGATGAGGCTGCAAAAGAAAAGCTTGCACCTTTTTCATCTTTAAATGGAGATGAAAGTTACCAAAGCCGTGACCTTGAGAAG GCATCCCAGCAAGTTGCAAAGCCATTCTATGATGCAAAGGTGCAACCAACAACTTTAATTCCAAAGCAAGTCGGAAACATGTACACGGCATCGCTCTATGCTGCATTTGCATCTCTGATTCACAACAAGCATAAGACCTTG GATGGACAGCGGGTGATATTGTTCTCATACGGAAGTGGCTTGACTTCTACCATGTTTTCACTCCGTCTCCGTGAGGGTCAACACCCATTTAGCTTGTCAAACATTGCAAGTGTGATGAATGTGGCTGAGAAACTGAAGTCAAGACACGAG TTCTCTCCCGAAAAATTTGTCGAAACCATGCATCTGATGGAGCACAGGTATGGGGCAAAGGACATTGTGACTAGCAAGGACTGCAGCCTCCTAGCCCCAGGCACCTATTATCTCCTTGAAGTTGATTCCATGTATCGTAGATCCTATGCCAAGAAGGCTTGTGAGAATGGATCACTGGCCAATGGTCATTGA
- the LOC113780875 gene encoding subtilisin-like protease SBT4.3, giving the protein MAKAGSHLVLLYYFLLSALILSCQCQEGKVHIVYLGDLPHGRGQASVVSGHYAILTNVLGSASLAKQSLVHSYHRSFNGFAAKLTPEEAARVSKMDGVASVFPNRIFNLQTTRSWNFMDFGTDKFGPAQEEDVIVALLDTGIWPENMEGNMKLIGARYYNSEKIYDKSDIKSPRDTIGHGTHTSSTAAGRKIEGASYLGLAEGVARGGVPNARIAMYKVCWSYGCFAADILKAFDDAIADGVDIISVSLGATGVLDYFQEPIAIGSFHAMKHGILTSNAAGNSGPNPVSVSNYSPWSLTVAASTIDRKFITQVVLGNGQVFNGLAINNFNITGNGTYTYPLIWGGDVANYTGGYGPLYGSYCLPGAVNSEKVKGKIVFCSALVDGSGILLADGVGAILTDYASSDVAFNFPLPTSAISPEDGVKVLDYIKNTVNPLATILVADTFKDVSAPLVASFSSRGPNPISPDILKPDVTAPGVDILAAWSPIAPPSVYTGDKRSLYYNVISGTSMATPHASGAAAYVKAAHPDWSPAAIKSALMTTSFSMDPRQQADLEFAYGAGHINPAGAINPGLIFEADEEDYVNFLCKQGYNSTTLKLVTGDNNTCTGIVPGRGWDLNYPTMALFLEDGQEINAVFTRTVTNVGKPSTYHSFVYLSQSTIFEVTLEPSTLLFSSAGEKKSFTVKVTGPKITQQPIMSGAVVWEDGVHEVKMPLVVYNYIPRAPYGLGDHQSTDSSAKLSGGKPNFPISSKLQKSRINALRG; this is encoded by the exons ATGGCCAAGGCAGGAAGCCATCTCGTTCTTCTCTATTATTTCTTGCTTTCTGCTCTTATTTTGAGCTGCCAATGTCAAGAAGGAAAG GTTCATATTGTTTACTTGGGAGACCTGCCACATGGTCGAGGGCAAGCTTCAGTCGTTTCTGGGCACTACGCCATTTTGACAAATGTGCTTGGAAG TGCCTCATTAGCCAAGCAGTCACTGGTTCATAGTTACCACAGAAGTTTTAATGGATTTGCTGCAAAGTTAACCCCAGAAGAAGCTGCGAGAGTTTCGA AAATGGATGGAGTGGCATCGGTCTTTCCAAACCGAATTTTCAACCTTCAAACAACGAGGTCCTGGAATTTCATGGATTTCGGCACTGACAAATTTGGACCTGCACAAGAAGAAGACGTGATTGTTGCACTTCTGGACACTG GCATCTGGCCAGAGAACATGGAAGGGAACAT GAAACTGATTGGAGCTCGTTATTATAATAGCGAGAAGATCTATGATAAATCCGACATCAAATCACCAAGAGACACGATTGGACATGGTACCCACACTTCCTCGACTGCTGCAGGCCGAAAGATTGAGGGAGCAAGCTATTTAGGCCTTGCAGAGGGTGTTGCAAGAGGTGGAGTTCCCAATGCCAGGATTGCAATGTACAAAGTCTGCTGGTCCTATGGATGTTTTGCTGCAGATATCCTCAAAGCTTTTGATGACGCAATTGCAGATGGTGTTGATATCATATCTGTTTCCTTGGGAGCTACTGGTGTGCTAGACTATTTTCAAGAGCCcattgcaattgggtccttTCATGCTATGAAACATGGCATTCTGACCTCAAATGCAGCAGGAAATTCTGGTCCAAATCCTGTATCCGTCTCCAACTACTCACCATGGTCGCTAACGGTTGCGGCTAGCACTATTGACCGTAAATTCATTACTCAAGTAGTCCTGGGTAATGGACAAGTTTTCAAT GGACTCGCCATTAATAACTTCAACATCACCGGTAATGGGACGTATACATATCCTTTAATCTGGGGAGGAGATGTAGCCAACTACACTGGTGGTTATGGTCCATTGTATGGAAGCTATTGCTTACCTGGTGCCGTGAATTCTGAGAAGGTGAAAGGAAAGATCGTCTTCTGCAGTGCCTTAGTTGATGGTTCTGGCATTCTGCTTGCTGATGGTGTGGGTGCCATATTGACGGATTATGCATCATCCGATGTTGCCTTCAATTTCCCACTACCAACATCAGCAATCAGTCCAGAAGACGGTGTAAAAGTTTTGgattatataaaaaatacaGT AAATCCACTTGCAACTATCTTGGTTGCTGATACATTTAAGGACGTCTCGGCTCCACTCGTGGCGTCGTTCTCTTCAAGAGGACCAAATCCCATCTCTCCAGACATTCTCAAG CCTGATGTCACTGCCCCTGGAGTGGACATCCTTGCTGCTTGGTCTCCAATTGCTCCACCTTCGGTCTATACCGGCGATAAGAGAAGTCTTTACTACAATGTGATCTCCGGGACATCCATGGCAACCCCTCATGCTAGCGGTGCAGCTGCCTATGTCAAGGCTGCTCACCCGGATTGGTCCCCTGCTGCCATCAAATCCGCCCTCATGACCACATCTTTTTCTATGGATCCAAGGCAGCAAGCTGATCTTGAATTTGCATATGGTGCTGGTCACATCAACCCTGCAGGTGCAATCAACCCTGGACTAATCTTTGAGGCTGACGAGGAAGATTATGTAAATTTCCTATGCAAACAGGGGTACAACAGCACCACTCTGAAACTTGTCACAGGGGATAATAATACTTGTACAGGTATAGTTCCTGGAAGAGGCTGGGATCTCAACTATCCCACCATGGCATTGTTCCTGGAAGATGGTCAGGAAATCAATGCAGTTTTCACGAGAACAGTGACTAATGTTGGCAAACCGTCGACCTACCATTCCTTCGTGTACTTATCGCAATCAACTATATTTGAGGTTACACTGGAGCCATCCACCCTTCTATTCTCTTCTGCTGGGGAGAAGAAATCGTTCACCGTTAAAGTAACTGGACCGAAGATTACACAGCAGCCAATCATGTCAGGTGCTGTGGTTTGGGAAGATGGTGTTCATGAGGTGAAGATGCCTCTGGTGGTCTACAACTATATTCCCCGAGCACCTTATGGTCTTGGTGATCATCAGTCTACTGACTCCAGTGCAAAACTCAGTGGGGGAAAACCCAATTTCCCAATTTCTTCTAAGTTGCAGAAAAGTAGGATTAATGCACTCCGCGGCTGA